In the Arachis ipaensis cultivar K30076 chromosome B10, Araip1.1, whole genome shotgun sequence genome, one interval contains:
- the LOC107624489 gene encoding protein trichome birefringence-like 19: MKFDAKEIFSCKYLSKNIFQLPITLLVATVVLFPLIRIINKPHLYGSIEEETRECNIFSGHWATYHPKEPYYNNETCPHIIDQFNCIKFGRPDREFLKLRWKPYGCELPLFNATEFLRLVQGKSMAFVGDSMARNQMDSLICLLNTAGRLEDVTERYTSKDDVFFRWWFSPGYNFTLTILWSPFLVKVTGADQRGRSFDGSMNLYLDDPNDAWASKIEDFDFVIFSTGQWFYRPLTFYENGHIVGGQQGGKYIKDLNLYGYKKAFQTSFKTIMNLKSFKGLTFLVTQSAKHFEHGEYNEGGNCNRTRPFTKEERQGYNYGELLEAMHHIQVDEFREAEKEARKKGLHFGLIDISDATSMRPDAHPDQYGLIYNKNVKVIDCVHWCLPGAIDTWNEFLFYKMKQAIHKTSTSI; this comes from the exons atgaagTTTGATGCAAAGGAGATATTTAGTTGCAAGTACTTATCAAAAAACATTTTCCAACTACCAATCACTCTGCTTGTTGCAACCGTGGTACTCTTTCCTCTaatcagaatcataaacaaaCCACATTTATATGGGAGCATAGAAGAAGAAACAAGAGAATGCAACATATTTTCTGGGCATTGGGCTACTTACCATCCTAAGGAGCCTTATTACAATAATGAGACATGCCCTCACATCATAGATCAATTTAACTGCATCAAGTTTGGGAGACCTGATAGAGAGTTTCTCAAGTTAAGGTGGAAGCCTTATGGTTGTGAGCTTCCATTATTTAATGCAACTGAGTTCTTGAGACTTGTTCAAGGTAAGTCAATGGCCTTTGTTGGAGACTCTATGGCAAGAAATCAGATGGATTCCTTGATCTGCCTTCTAAACACT GCGGGTAGACTTGAGGATgttacagaaagatatacatcAAAGGATGATGTATTTTTCAGATGGTGGTTCAGTCCGGGTTACAATTTTACCCTTACAATATTATGGTCACCATTTTTGGTTAAAGTTACTGGTGCTGATCAACGTGGCCGTTCATTTGATGGTTCTATGAATCTTTACCTTGATGATCCAAATGATGCTTGGGCCAGCAAGATTGAGGATTTTGACTTTGTGATTTTCTCAACAGGACAATGGTTCTATCGACCGTTGACTTTCTATGAGAATGGTCATATTGTTGGAGGTCAACAAGGAGGGAAGTACATAAAAGACCTTAACTTGTATGGTTACAAAAAGGCTTTTCAAACATCTTTTAAAACCATCATGAACCTTAAAAGCTTCAAAGGGTTGACTTTTTTGGTAACACAATCTGCAAAACACTTTGAGCATGGAGAGTATAATGAAGGTGGAAATTGTAACAGGACAAGACCATTCACAAAAGAAGAAAGACAAGGCTATAACTATGGGGAGCTCTTGGAAGCAATGCATCATATTCAAGTGGATGAATTTAGAGAAGCAGAAAAGGAAGCTAGAAAAAAAGGGTTGCACTTTGGTTTGATAGATATAAGTGATGCAACTTCAATGAGGCCTGATGCACATCCTGATCAATATGGCCTAATTTATAATAAGAATGTTAAGGTCATAGATTGTGTACATTGGTGCCTGCCTGGTGCTATTGATACTTGGAATGAATTTTTGTTCTACAAGATGAAACAAGCAATCCACAAGACAAGTACTTCAATTTGA
- the LOC107619948 gene encoding protein trichome birefringence-like 19, translating to MKFDAKERFSCKNLSGNIFQLPITLLIATVVLFPLMRIIDKPQLYGSIEEETRECNIFLGHWASYHLKEPYYNNETCPHIIDPYNCIKNGRPDREFLKLRWKPYGCELPLFNATEFLRLVQGKSMAFVGDSMGRNQMDSLICLLNSVGRLEDITERYTSKDDIHFRWWFSSNYNFTLTILWAPFLVKATGADLRGSAFDSSVSLYLDEPNDAWVSKVEDFDYVIFSTGQWFYRPLTFYENGQIVGGQQGVSKVQDINLYGYKKAFQTSFRTIINLKRFKGSTFLVTQSAKHFEHGEYNEGGSCNRTRPFTKEERQGYNNGELLEAMHHAQVDEFREAEKEARKKGLHFGLIDISEAMSLRPDAHPDKYGLIYNKNVKVVDCVHWCLPGAIDTWNEFLFYKMKQAINKTSTSI from the exons ATGAAGTTTGATGCAAAGGAGAGATTCAGTTGCAAGAACTTATCAGGAAACATTTTTCAATTGCCAATCACTCTGCTTATTGCAACTGTGGTACTATTTCCTCTGATGAGGATCATAGACAAACCACAGTTATATGGGAGCATAGAAGAAGAAACAAGAGAATGCAACATATTTTTGGGGCATTGGGCTTCTTATCATCTTAAGGAGCCTTACTACAATAATGAGACATGCCCTCACATCATAGATCCTTATAACTGCATCAAGAATGGGAGACCTGACAGAGAGTTTCTCAAGTTAAGGTGGAAGCCTTATGGCTGTGAGCTTCCACTATTTAATGCAACTGAATTCTTGAGACTTGTTCAAGGCAAGTCAATGGCCTTTGTTGGTGACTCCATGGGCAGAAATCAGATGGATTCTTTGATCTGCCTCCTAAATTCT GTTGGTAGACTTGAGGATATTACAGAAAGATATACGTCTAAGGACGACATACATTTTAGATGGTGGTTCAGTTCAAATTACAATTTCACTCTTACAATATTATGGGCTCCATTTTTAGTTAAAGCTACTGGTGCTGATCTCCGTGGTAGTGCATTTGACAGTTCAGTAAGCCTTTATCTTGATGAGCCAAATGATGCTTGGGTCAGCAAGGTTGAGGATTTTGATTACGTGATTTTCTCAACAGGACAATGGTTCTATCGACCATTGACTTTCTATGAGAATGGTCAAATTGTTGGAGGTCAACAAGGAGTAAGTAAAGTACAAGACATTAACTTGTATGGTTACAAAAAGGCTTTTCAGACATCTTTTAGAACTATCATAAACCTTAAAAGGTTCAAAGGATCGACTTTTTTAGTGACACAATCTGCAAAACACTTTGAGCATGGAGAGTATAATGAAGGTGGGAGTTGCAACAGGACAAGACCATTTACAAAAGAAGAAAGACAAGGCTATAACAATGGGGAGCTCTTGGAAGCAATGCATCATGCTCAAGTGGATGAATTTAGAGAAGCAGAAAAGGAAGCTAGAAAAAAAGGGTTGCACTTTGGTTTGATAGATATAAGTGAAGCAATGTCATTGAGGCCTGATGCACATCCTGATAAATATGGCCTTATTTATAATAAGAATGTTAAGGTTGTAGATTGTGTACATTGGTGCTTGCCTGGTGCTATTGACACGTGGAATGAATTTTTGTTCTATAAAATGAAACAAGCAATCAACAAGACAAGTACTTCAATTTGA
- the LOC107619949 gene encoding protein trichome birefringence-like 19, translated as MDDDPYGYDHSLSRAMNLYLDEPDEAWVNKIVNFDYVIISTGQWFLRPMNFFENGEIVANKRRKEDMEHNLYGYRKAFQTCFRTIINLKGFKGSTFLVTHSPNHFEYEKWNEGGYCNRTKPYTKEEMLKYYNHWNVLKSFHDVQLEEFREAEKEARKKGLQFGLIDVSEAMAMRPDGHPGKHGHLYYNNVKVTDCAHWCLPGPVDTWNQFLLYMMKGISTPI; from the coding sequence ATGGATGATGATCCCTATGGCTATGATCATTCACTTAGCAGGGCCATGAACCTTTATCTCGATGAGCCGGATGAAGCTTGGGTCAACAAAATTGTGAATTTTGACTATGTAATTATCTCAACAGGACAATGGTTCTTAAGACCCATGAATTTCTTTGAAAACGGTGAAATTGTTgcaaataaaaggagaaaagaggaCATGGAACATAACTTGTATGGATACAGAAAGGCATTTCAAACTTGCTTTAGAACTATCATAAACCTTAAAGGGTTTAAAGGTTCAACATTTTTAGTGACTCACTCTCCAAACCACTTTGAATATGAAAAATGGAATGAAGGTGGGTATTGTAACAGAACAAAGCCCTATACCAAAGAAGAAATGCTCAAGTATTATAATCATTGGAATGTTCTGAAATCATTTCATGATGTACAATTGGAGGAATTTAGAGAAGCAGAAAAGGAAGCTAGGAAAAAAGGGTTGCAATTTGGTTTGATTGATGTAAGTGAAGCTATGGCCATGAGGCCTGATGGACATCCTGGTAAACATGGCCATTTATATTACAACAATGTTAAGGTTACTGATTGTGCTCACTGGTGTTTGCCGGGTCCTGTTGATACATGGAACCAGTTTTTGCTCTATATGATGAAGGGGATAAGCACTCCAATTTAA
- the LOC107619950 gene encoding protein trichome birefringence-like 19, with protein sequence MKFEAITIPKGLLLFPCTLVVVVVLIPLMRSLNESASSIYGTNFESVETRSSCNIFSGNWSRYEKGPYYNNDTCPYIAEKQNCFTNRRPDREFLQWRWKPHQCELPLFDALQFFNLVNGKSMAFVGDSIGRNQMESLLCLLSSVSHPEDITTKHISNYKDEMYFKWWFYADYNFTLTTLWSPFLVKSTRAYLNDTSLDNAEKLYLDEADQAWTSQIQNFDFIIFSGGQWFFRPLTFIQNDQVIGCQLCQNNTQHDFYGYRNAFRTAFRAIINLKGFKGLTFLVTHSPNHFENGEWNKGGACNRTMPYASMEDEVAMHIPYALEELHQMQVEEFLEAEKEAKKKGLKFVLMDITDAMLMRPDGHPNKYGHAIDKNVTINDCVHWCMPGPVDTWNEFLLYLLKMQM encoded by the exons ATGAAGTTTGAGGCCATTACAATTCCGAAAGGTTTGCTCCTATTTCCATGCACACTCGTTGTAGTTGTTGTGCTCATTCCTCTGATGAGAAGCTTGAACGAATCAGCTTCTAGTATATACGGCACCAATTTTGAATCCGTAGAAACAAGGAGCTCATGTAACATCTTCTCTGGGAATTGGAGTCGTTATGAGAAGGGACCTTACTACAATAACGACACGTGTCCTTACATAGCGGAAAAGCAGAATTGCTTCACGAATCGGAGACCTGATAGAGAGTTTCTCCAATGGAGATGGAAACCTCATCAGTGTGAGCTTCCTCTGTTCGATGCTCTTCAATTCTTCAATCTGGTCAACGGAAAGTCAATGGCCTTTGTTGGAGACTCAATTGGAAGGAATCAAATGGAATCTTTGTTGTGCCTCCTCAGTAGT GTTTCTCATCCGGAAGATATTACAACCAAACATATATCAAATTATAAAGACGAAATGTATTTCAAATGGTGGTTCTATGCTGATTACAATTTTACCCTTACAACATTGTGGTCTCCTTTTCTAGTGAAATCCACTAGAGCTTACCTTAATGATACTTCTTTGGACAATGCGGAAAAACTCTATCTTGATGAAGCAGATCAAGCTTGGACTAGTCAAATACAGAATTTTGACTTCATAATTTTCTCAGGAGGACAATGGTTCTTTAGGCCCTTAACATTCATCCAGAATGACCAAGTTATTGGATGTCAATTATGTCAAAACAACACTCAACATGACTTCTATGGATATAGAAATGCATTTAGAACAGCTTTTAGAGCTATTATAAATCTTAAAGGGTTTAAGGGGTTAACATTTTTGGTGACACACTCTCCGAATCACTTTGAGAATGGAGAGTGGAACAAAGGTGGGGCTTGTAATAGAACAATGCCATATGCTAGCATGGAAGATGAGGTGGCAATGCATATTCCCTATGCACTAGAGGAGTTACATCAAATGCAGGTGGAGGAGTTTTTAGAAGCagaaaaggaagcaaagaaaAAGGGTTTGAAATTTGTTCTGATGGATATAACTGATGCAATGTTAATGAGACCAGATGGGCATCCCAATAAATATGGACATGCGATTGATAAAAATGTTACTATCAATGACTGTGTCCATTGGTGTATGCCAGGACCTGTTGATACGTGGAATGAGTTTTTGTTATATTTGTTGAAAATGCAAATGTGA
- the LOC107624274 gene encoding protein trichome birefringence-like 19, giving the protein MKLEGTEILKCNYAARNIPRGVVLLPFTLVVIVLLFPLLRTLNLSASKIFATSFESKEETRRSSCNVFSGNWTPYLKGPYYNNETCPFIFDKQNCLLHGRPDREFLQWRWKPNECQLPLFDAAQFLKMVKGKSMAFVGDSIGRNQMESLLCLLSSVARPEDITGKHASDSTYFKWWFYPDHNFTLALLWSPFLVKSSKSYLNDSSNFYLAEKLYLDEPDEAWASQIEDFDVVILSGGQWFFRPLTFMEHDQVVGCQKCQNNTELDFYGYRIAFRTAFKTILNLKGFKGLTFVVTHSPNHFENGLWNTGGGCNRTKLVTTVEEKVAVHPYGIEELHQIQIEEFREAENEAKKKGLELGLIDITEAMLVRPDGHPNSYGHAVDKNITVNDCVHWCLPGPVDTWNEILLYHMKTRM; this is encoded by the exons ATGAAGTTAGAGGGTACTGAGATTTTGAAGTGCAACTATGCAGCAAGAAACATCCCCAGAGGTGTGGTTCTGTTACCCTTCACTCTTGTTGTGATAGTGCTCCTCTTTCCTCTCCTCAGAACCTTGAATCTATCAGCTTCTAAGATATTTGCCACAAGCTTTGAATCTAAAGAAGAAACAAGAAGGAGTAGTTGCAATGTTTTCTCTGGGAACTGGACTCCTTATCTGAAGGGACCGTACTACAACAATGAGACATGCCCTTTCATATTTGACAAGCAGAATTGCCTTCTGCATGGAAGACCTGACAGGGAGTTTCTTCAATGGAGATGGAAACCTAATGAGTGTCAGCTTCCTCTCTTTGATGCTGCTCAGTTCTTGAAGATGGTCAAAGGGAAGTCAATGGCCTTTGTTGGGGATTCAATCGGGAGAAATCAAATGGAGTCCTTGTTGTGCCTCCTTAGTTCt GTTGCACGTCCTGAAGATATTACAGGGAAACACGCATCAGACAGCACATACTTCAAATGGTGGTTCTATCCTGATCACAATTTCACTCTTGCATTATTATGGTCCCCCTTTCTAGTCAAGTCCAGCAAAAGTTATCTCAATGATAGTTCTAATTTCTACCTTGCCGAGAAGCTTTATCTCGATGAACCAGATGAAGCTTGGGCTAGTCAAATTGAAGACTTCGACGTTGTGATCTTATCTGGAGGACAATGGTTCTTCCGACCGCTAACATTCATGGAACACGACCAGGTTGTTGGATGTCAAAAATGCCAGAACAACACTGAGCTCGACTTCTATGGATACAGGATCGCATTCAGAACAGCTTTCAAGACCATTTTAAATCTTAAAGGGTTCAAGGGGTTGACATTTGTGGTGACACACTCTCCGAACCACTTTGAGAATGGGCTGTGGAACACTGGTGGTGGTTGTAATAGAACAAAATTAGTTACCACCGTGGAAGAAAAGGTGGCAGTGCATCCATATGGAATAGAAGAATTGCACCAAATACAAATAGAAGAATTCAGAGAGGCAGAAAACGAAGCTAAGAAGAAGGGTTTGGAGTTGGGTTTGATTGATATAACTGAAGCAATGCTGGTGAGGCCAGATGGGCATCCCAATAGTTATGGGCATGCCGTTGATAAAAACATTACCGTCAATGATTGTGTTCATTGGTGCCTGCCAGGTCCTGTTGATACGTGGAATGAGATTTTGCTATATCACATGAAAACAAGGATGTGA